The following are encoded together in the Fimbriiglobus ruber genome:
- a CDS encoding serine/threonine-protein kinase, with protein MSAPDPLESRPTASWPDRVPDRVIVPVPGPGPAQVGADVDENRDTIGMPVDPDPVTRTHNENDAPAGDPATRTNSFPATSSSVPDGVPDIPGYAVEAEIARGGMGVVYRARDQRLNRPVAIKMILGGKYHDPAARVRFLIEAEAIAQLDHPNVVSVYEFGTHDDLPFFALEYVGGGTLASKLAQDGKPAPLAAAELLVKLTDGIREAHAKGIVHRDLKPSNVLLTATGEPKIADFGIAKVGQSDMTATGAVMGTPSYMSPEQAGGRTREVGTPTDVYALGAILYEMLTGRPPFLGESSMATIQQVLNQEPARPRTINPEVSRDLETICLKCLAKDPKQRYGSASELAADLKAFVAGKPIAARPVGIVERAWKWTRRHPARAIGMAAGICLAIGLAVAGYEVHKQREADRQEVNERMNRNDEAVTALLDQCEAALKDGDASRASVAVDAAERRAVEGGVDHLSERIDVLRANVALLKDLDAVDRFRSTRKGLFEESNKIVARYREALKKFGADPNDVAPEAASTKVSETKVKDRLVVVFDYLLGEEKNSEVLATLKLIDPDAFRDAVRDAVQQGNSQKIDELANRPAALDQSPGFTIFMIERMSSGEERRRELFEAVACKRPRDLGLLIASGSVNLDDDEYSPDEQLRWYQAAASIVPESSLAHKMLAEILTRKGDRNGAIIQFREAIRLDPQDWTNHSSLSELLKSSGDVAASETERKMSKKLEMDQYGNKTILKLSDIYMDYRPWDIDNEYLDGVIKNLHKLIHDNPDNAVAQKNMGRIMHALENQDAAIASFHAAIKSAPNDVITRVMLARALSKKGSRIEAIAEYDAAISLEQKELSLRIELVKELMASANNLRAVIELQKMVKLDPKDEGVLEKILEVGGDLSWATSAYQEAIRLNPSEHLCHLHLATIFAKKNDYKSAIAEYREANRLGPSNADICIQFGQSLEKGGDRQSAIAQYRKAVQLNPAFSKIPELMKNNKSNLNWIIEEYQKAIYASPRKIKIRSTYAEILEAQGELDLAIKEYQQIVSFNVWNSTIRLRLASLLLKKGELVWAIAECREAYRLDPDGIYPHTVRSSIYDAIISKAGELNKNGHRNDAIVLYREAIRLDPTMFLQEDLVKITEKRDWAIEEFRRLVHDRLLNTDLAWINLAGALEANNEPDGAIAAYREAIRLHPNESSTHSLLANCLSIKGDQDRAIAEYREAMRLDPRNRNFGLRETLAELLRSKGDNLKSQGDRGVAIVYYREAIRLDPSRFLLDIDEHKGDLNWAVEEYRELVRITPDDHRSRINFAIILAAKDDQAGAIVEYKQAIRVAPNEGFTHYEFAKFLETKGDQEGAITECREAIRLSSNEIKADFSRTLLCRLLKSKGDKLTSDGDLNSVIALYREAVRVDGKDNLTHQKLTQHLESTRDWGALLIVYQETIRLNPNDMEAKTQLTRAEKLHRLQNNLPELLAGHQKLATAAEALEFARLCSRSFPQRYSAASRFYELAFVRDRSLMADLIAGYRYDAARYAMLAASGEGFDAPFGSFDQRALRAKALAWLKEDLEILKFKAASSNKSDRHLAVAQLTHWLGNTDLNETRPGIRRVKMTIVERHSWDTLWNDVRATLTVAKQAPPLEVAPQPRVK; from the coding sequence ATGTCCGCCCCGGACCCTCTTGAATCGCGCCCCACCGCCTCCTGGCCCGACCGCGTACCGGACCGGGTGATCGTGCCCGTCCCAGGGCCCGGACCGGCGCAAGTAGGCGCCGACGTTGATGAGAACCGCGACACGATCGGCATGCCGGTCGATCCCGACCCCGTCACCCGGACCCACAACGAGAATGACGCCCCGGCGGGCGATCCGGCCACCCGCACGAATTCCTTTCCGGCGACCAGCTCGTCCGTTCCCGACGGCGTGCCGGACATTCCTGGTTACGCGGTCGAGGCTGAGATTGCCCGGGGTGGGATGGGGGTGGTTTACCGGGCCCGGGACCAGCGTCTCAACCGCCCGGTCGCGATCAAGATGATCCTGGGCGGGAAGTACCACGACCCAGCCGCCCGGGTCCGGTTTCTGATCGAGGCCGAGGCGATCGCCCAGCTCGACCACCCGAACGTGGTGAGCGTCTACGAATTCGGAACACACGACGATCTTCCCTTCTTCGCCCTGGAATACGTCGGCGGTGGAACCCTCGCGAGCAAACTGGCCCAGGACGGAAAGCCAGCACCACTAGCCGCGGCGGAACTGCTGGTGAAGTTGACCGACGGGATTCGGGAAGCACATGCCAAGGGGATTGTTCACCGGGACTTGAAGCCGTCGAACGTGCTACTGACCGCGACCGGAGAGCCCAAGATCGCGGATTTCGGCATCGCGAAGGTCGGGCAGTCGGACATGACGGCGACCGGGGCGGTCATGGGCACCCCGAGCTACATGAGCCCCGAGCAGGCAGGCGGGCGGACGCGGGAGGTCGGGACGCCGACCGACGTTTATGCACTCGGGGCCATTCTTTATGAAATGCTGACGGGCCGGCCGCCATTTCTGGGCGAATCGTCGATGGCGACGATCCAGCAGGTTCTGAACCAGGAACCAGCCCGGCCGCGGACCATCAACCCCGAGGTCTCCCGCGACCTCGAAACCATCTGCCTCAAATGTCTGGCGAAAGACCCCAAACAACGGTACGGATCGGCGTCGGAACTCGCTGCGGATCTGAAGGCGTTCGTGGCCGGGAAGCCCATTGCGGCCCGTCCGGTGGGCATCGTGGAACGCGCCTGGAAGTGGACCCGACGGCACCCAGCCAGAGCGATCGGGATGGCGGCCGGGATCTGCCTGGCGATTGGACTCGCGGTAGCGGGGTACGAAGTCCACAAGCAACGCGAAGCTGACCGGCAAGAAGTCAACGAACGGATGAACCGGAATGATGAGGCTGTGACCGCACTACTTGACCAGTGCGAGGCGGCGCTAAAGGACGGAGATGCAAGCCGAGCCAGCGTTGCCGTCGATGCAGCCGAGAGGCGGGCGGTCGAAGGAGGTGTGGACCACCTATCGGAGAGAATCGACGTACTCCGAGCCAATGTCGCTTTGTTAAAAGATTTGGATGCGGTAGACCGGTTTCGGTCAACCAGAAAAGGTCTGTTTGAAGAATCGAATAAAATCGTCGCAAGATATCGAGAAGCGCTAAAAAAATTCGGCGCCGATCCAAATGATGTCGCGCCCGAAGCGGCGTCGACAAAAGTGTCTGAGACCAAAGTCAAAGATCGGCTGGTGGTTGTCTTTGACTATCTTCTAGGCGAGGAAAAGAATAGCGAGGTTCTCGCGACATTAAAATTGATCGATCCTGACGCATTTCGCGATGCCGTTCGAGATGCGGTGCAGCAAGGAAACTCCCAAAAAATTGATGAGTTGGCGAATCGTCCAGCCGCCCTCGATCAATCACCGGGCTTTACAATTTTTATGATCGAACGCATGTCTTCGGGCGAAGAGCGTCGGCGAGAATTGTTTGAAGCAGTAGCTTGTAAGCGGCCGCGAGATTTAGGATTATTAATTGCCTCTGGTAGTGTAAATTTAGATGACGATGAATATTCGCCAGATGAGCAGCTGCGATGGTATCAGGCTGCGGCTTCTATAGTGCCTGAGAGTTCTCTAGCACATAAAATGTTGGCAGAAATACTCACACGAAAAGGCGATCGGAATGGCGCTATTATTCAGTTTCGAGAAGCAATTCGACTTGATCCACAAGATTGGACTAATCATTCCTCATTGTCAGAGCTTTTAAAAAGCAGTGGCGATGTGGCGGCATCAGAAACTGAGCGCAAAATGTCTAAAAAACTGGAAATGGATCAATATGGAAATAAGACGATATTAAAATTGTCAGATATTTATATGGATTATAGACCTTGGGATATTGATAATGAGTATCTAGATGGTGTTATTAAAAATTTACATAAATTAATACACGACAATCCAGACAATGCAGTCGCTCAGAAAAATATGGGCAGAATAATGCATGCACTAGAAAATCAAGATGCTGCAATTGCTTCTTTCCATGCTGCAATAAAATCGGCGCCGAACGATGTAATTACGCGGGTTATGTTAGCTAGGGCACTTTCAAAAAAAGGATCACGAATCGAGGCGATTGCAGAATACGACGCTGCCATTTCCCTTGAACAAAAAGAGCTTTCACTCCGCATCGAACTCGTAAAAGAATTGATGGCTTCTGCCAATAATTTGCGGGCCGTGATTGAGTTGCAAAAAATGGTCAAACTTGACCCGAAAGACGAAGGAGTACTAGAGAAGATCTTGGAAGTTGGAGGGGATTTAAGTTGGGCAACAAGTGCGTACCAAGAAGCCATACGATTAAATCCTAGTGAGCATTTGTGCCATCTACATTTGGCGACGATATTCGCCAAAAAGAATGATTACAAATCGGCTATTGCTGAATATCGAGAGGCAAATCGGCTTGGGCCGAGCAATGCTGATATTTGCATACAATTTGGGCAATCGCTTGAAAAGGGTGGCGATCGGCAAAGTGCGATTGCTCAGTATCGCAAGGCCGTTCAGCTAAATCCAGCTTTTTCGAAAATTCCAGAATTGATGAAGAACAACAAAAGCAACTTAAATTGGATTATTGAAGAATACCAGAAAGCAATTTACGCGTCTCCAAGAAAAATAAAAATCCGATCAACATACGCGGAGATCCTTGAAGCCCAAGGAGAACTTGACCTTGCAATTAAAGAATATCAACAGATTGTCTCTTTTAACGTCTGGAATTCAACAATTAGGCTTAGACTAGCAAGCCTCTTATTAAAAAAGGGCGAGCTTGTTTGGGCAATCGCAGAATGCCGCGAGGCATATCGGTTGGATCCGGATGGAATATATCCACACACGGTCCGATCCAGTATATATGATGCAATTATATCTAAGGCGGGCGAGCTAAACAAAAACGGCCACCGCAATGATGCAATAGTATTATATCGAGAGGCGATTCGGCTTGATCCTACAATGTTCTTGCAAGAAGATTTGGTAAAAATTACAGAAAAACGAGATTGGGCTATTGAAGAATTCCGTAGATTAGTTCATGACCGCCTGTTGAACACTGATCTCGCATGGATAAATTTGGCTGGAGCATTGGAAGCAAACAATGAGCCGGATGGCGCTATTGCTGCGTATCGTGAAGCCATTCGACTACACCCGAATGAAAGTTCAACACACAGTTTGCTTGCAAACTGCTTGAGTATTAAGGGCGATCAAGATAGGGCAATCGCCGAATATCGTGAAGCGATGCGACTTGATCCCAGAAATCGAAACTTTGGCCTAAGAGAGACTCTGGCTGAGTTGTTGAGGTCTAAAGGAGACAATTTGAAGTCACAAGGAGACAGAGGTGTGGCAATCGTATATTATCGTGAAGCTATTCGACTTGATCCTTCTCGTTTTCTGCTAGATATCGATGAACACAAAGGCGATCTGAATTGGGCTGTCGAGGAATATCGCGAGCTCGTTCGCATCACACCAGACGACCATCGATCACGCATTAACTTCGCCATCATTTTGGCCGCCAAGGATGACCAAGCTGGAGCTATTGTTGAATACAAGCAGGCTATCCGGGTTGCTCCGAATGAAGGCTTCACTCACTATGAGTTCGCAAAATTCTTGGAGACAAAAGGTGATCAAGAAGGAGCGATTACCGAATGCCGGGAGGCTATTCGACTTAGTTCAAACGAGATTAAAGCCGATTTCTCCCGAACCCTGCTTTGCCGATTATTGAAGTCCAAGGGAGACAAATTGACGTCTGACGGCGACCTAAACAGCGTAATCGCCCTTTATCGAGAAGCCGTCAGAGTGGATGGCAAGGACAATTTAACCCACCAGAAATTGACACAACACTTGGAATCAACAAGGGACTGGGGCGCGCTCCTAATTGTGTACCAAGAGACTATTCGACTGAATCCAAATGATATGGAGGCTAAAACCCAACTTACTCGTGCAGAGAAACTGCATCGCTTACAGAATAATCTCCCTGAGCTCTTGGCCGGTCACCAGAAATTAGCCACAGCGGCCGAGGCGTTAGAGTTCGCCCGACTATGTTCTCGAAGTTTTCCGCAACGGTATTCTGCTGCGTCGCGCTTTTACGAGCTTGCGTTTGTACGAGACCGCTCTCTTATGGCCGATCTTATCGCGGGCTATCGTTATGATGCGGCGCGATATGCAATGCTAGCCGCTAGCGGCGAGGGCTTTGATGCGCCATTCGGATCGTTCGACCAAAGAGCTTTGCGGGCCAAGGCACTAGCATGGCTCAAGGAAGACCTAGAAATTCTGAAGTTTAAAGCCGCCTCGTCCAACAAATCAGATAGACATCTGGCCGTCGCACAACTCACTCACTGGCTCGGGAACACTGACCTGAATGAAACACGCCCTGGGATCAGGCGGGTGAAAATGACAATCGTAGAACGTCACTCCTGGGATACGCTGTGGAACGATGTCCGGGCTACTTTAACAGTGGCGAAACAAGCACCGCCCTTGGAGGTCGCTCCTCAGCCGCGGGTGAAGTGA
- a CDS encoding small basic protein, with translation MPTPDPEPPDPGFEMSIDKSLKRKGGMTRTRCVMKRSERILKMMEDGKWGNERSPFGLPKTRVVKVVLKKKKEKAAEGDAAATETKGGKK, from the coding sequence GTGCCGACCCCTGACCCCGAACCTCCTGACCCCGGTTTTGAAATGTCCATCGACAAGAGCCTAAAGCGCAAGGGCGGGATGACCCGGACCCGCTGCGTCATGAAGCGGTCCGAACGCATTCTGAAGATGATGGAAGACGGCAAGTGGGGCAACGAGCGGAGCCCGTTCGGCCTGCCCAAGACCCGCGTCGTGAAAGTCGTGTTGAAGAAGAAGAAAGAGAAGGCGGCCGAAGGCGATGCCGCGGCTACCGAGACCAAGGGCGGCAAGAAGTAG
- a CDS encoding FHA domain-containing protein, which translates to MSEVAAQMVDGELIVQNGKHAGTKVPLVAPVMVIGQAEQCDARLMGQGVGPVHCFVTLTPDGPALRSWYPDETLVNGTPTAAALLKNGDDLKVGPCVFRVAWYADALVSLVPVPPPAPPVVQQPLETGPATYDLSERVGPSSEEVAKLAALLASRRQHVATLFEELAAQREELRQHRAKEKAATAADRAEAKQMRIQLDRMRHAARAQRIRAKKVYARFLRRLKARWATERLAVAAEREGVDAVRRRLTDEMARFEADREQVAATAGSYREQLQSAWEMVTKGRTQLAQERSETMAALESERERLTAQAADLAAREENLEVIRLEVTTRSERILGEITRLETRAANARAVVRQLETEREALEAGGVAATVTQGVSLLPVEAERVPLTGPMTRGTDEFLTDLMTQQRDLDRERHGFARVRQELERRAADLHDQRMVVAEQMAAIAVARQLWQTAEYRAVDELETLARGLDVRERDLNAQSGELARTDATRQRREKELQELREKLETWQTELTDRVQQAIADRELQRVELATKREHLTKWEASLDKLCRKWSAAREQEAVLLQGELSQWFATRARSQARLAELDQTRDQLLADATRVAAQSIAVEQVQQEMSTGSRGPLAVRRLRVLRKHWEKQFTRARRDIDARRAALANELSAAEVRYRDLTRVLTEAVTQRAAVAEAEQFAEAARAVKERELEDRAVILSLEAERARRAGEPVMLRLVKPEDSGIAGVIELRRAG; encoded by the coding sequence ATGTCCGAAGTTGCTGCACAAATGGTCGACGGCGAATTGATTGTCCAAAACGGGAAGCACGCGGGGACTAAAGTCCCGCTCGTCGCCCCCGTTATGGTGATCGGCCAGGCCGAGCAGTGCGACGCGCGACTCATGGGCCAGGGCGTCGGCCCGGTCCACTGCTTCGTGACCCTGACCCCCGACGGCCCGGCTCTGCGGTCCTGGTATCCGGACGAAACTCTCGTCAACGGCACGCCGACCGCGGCCGCCCTGCTCAAGAACGGCGACGACCTCAAGGTCGGCCCGTGCGTCTTCCGCGTGGCCTGGTACGCCGACGCGCTGGTCTCGCTCGTTCCCGTCCCGCCGCCCGCACCACCCGTCGTCCAACAGCCCTTGGAGACCGGTCCTGCCACATACGATTTAAGCGAGCGGGTTGGCCCGTCGTCGGAAGAAGTCGCGAAACTCGCCGCTTTACTAGCTTCCCGCCGGCAGCACGTCGCCACTTTGTTCGAGGAGCTCGCCGCCCAGCGAGAAGAACTCCGCCAGCACCGGGCCAAGGAGAAAGCGGCCACGGCGGCTGACCGGGCCGAGGCCAAGCAGATGCGGATCCAGCTGGACCGCATGCGGCACGCCGCCCGTGCCCAGCGGATTCGCGCCAAAAAGGTGTATGCCCGCTTCCTCCGCCGGCTCAAAGCCCGCTGGGCCACCGAGCGCCTGGCCGTCGCCGCGGAACGCGAGGGCGTGGACGCGGTCCGCCGCCGACTGACCGACGAGATGGCCCGCTTCGAGGCGGACCGAGAGCAAGTCGCCGCCACCGCCGGCTCTTACCGCGAGCAGCTGCAATCCGCCTGGGAGATGGTCACAAAAGGGCGGACCCAACTCGCACAAGAACGCAGCGAAACGATGGCCGCTCTGGAAAGTGAGCGGGAGCGTCTGACCGCGCAGGCGGCCGATCTTGCCGCACGCGAGGAGAACCTCGAAGTCATCCGGTTGGAAGTCACAACGCGGTCCGAGCGAATCCTTGGAGAAATCACGAGACTGGAAACCCGGGCCGCGAACGCCCGAGCCGTCGTCCGGCAACTGGAAACCGAGCGGGAAGCCCTCGAAGCCGGGGGTGTTGCGGCTACAGTCACTCAGGGCGTTTCTCTTCTTCCTGTGGAAGCCGAGCGGGTTCCGCTCACCGGACCGATGACCCGTGGGACGGACGAGTTCCTGACCGATTTGATGACGCAACAGCGCGATCTCGACCGCGAACGGCACGGCTTCGCCCGCGTCCGCCAGGAACTCGAACGCCGGGCCGCCGACCTGCACGACCAGCGGATGGTGGTCGCCGAACAAATGGCCGCGATCGCCGTCGCCCGGCAGCTGTGGCAGACGGCCGAGTACCGCGCCGTCGACGAACTCGAAACCCTGGCTCGCGGGCTCGACGTCCGGGAGCGGGATCTGAACGCCCAGTCCGGCGAACTCGCACGGACGGACGCGACCCGCCAGCGCCGGGAGAAAGAACTCCAGGAGCTTCGCGAAAAACTCGAAACGTGGCAGACCGAGCTGACCGACCGCGTCCAACAAGCCATCGCCGACCGGGAACTGCAACGTGTCGAACTCGCGACCAAGCGGGAACACTTGACGAAGTGGGAAGCCTCGCTCGATAAACTGTGTCGCAAGTGGTCCGCGGCCCGCGAACAGGAAGCCGTGTTGTTGCAGGGCGAGCTTTCGCAATGGTTTGCCACGCGGGCCCGGTCTCAGGCCCGGCTCGCGGAACTCGATCAGACCCGCGACCAACTCCTCGCCGACGCCACGCGGGTCGCCGCCCAGTCGATCGCGGTCGAGCAAGTTCAGCAGGAGATGTCTACCGGCTCGCGCGGCCCGCTGGCAGTCCGGCGGCTCCGGGTGCTGCGGAAGCACTGGGAAAAACAGTTCACGCGAGCCCGCCGCGATATCGACGCCCGCCGGGCCGCGCTCGCGAATGAGTTGTCGGCCGCGGAAGTTCGGTATCGCGATTTGACCCGCGTGTTGACGGAAGCGGTCACGCAGCGGGCCGCGGTGGCAGAGGCCGAGCAGTTCGCCGAAGCCGCGCGGGCGGTGAAGGAGCGGGAACTCGAAGACCGCGCGGTGATCTTGTCGCTGGAAGCCGAGCGAGCCCGGCGGGCGGGCGAGCCGGTGATGCTCCGCCTGGTGAAGCCGGAAGACAGCGGCATCGCGGGCGTGATCGAACTCCGCCGGGCCGGGTGA
- a CDS encoding DUF1559 domain-containing protein encodes MSSSRARNRRAFTLIELLVVIAIIAVLIGLLLPAVQKVREAAARTTCANNLKQIALAAHGYESANGALPPGYFGNSTDRNYGETGYSSTNATYVGTLAVILPHLEQSALYSQIPSILFTDGTYPSGGLPGWWSLAQSWAAAQVSVKTYLCPSDPQSRPQATFAYWLFAQSDATGAASVGFASWPTDYNMAKTNYAPVGGACGNRASTSSASFGPNANLAKYAGIFYDRSKTTFTSITDGTSNTLMFGEGMAGPGAAPTYQWQWMSQGPIPTLLGLSNNQLSTNVMYRFGSRHTGVSQFCLADGSVRALTSGTSNPAPPAPTDWWTFQQMAGRADGDVLSSSLIN; translated from the coding sequence ATGAGTTCGTCCCGTGCCAGGAATCGGCGGGCGTTTACGTTGATTGAATTGCTGGTCGTGATCGCGATCATCGCGGTTCTCATCGGCTTGTTGTTGCCCGCGGTCCAGAAGGTCCGGGAGGCCGCCGCCCGCACGACGTGTGCGAACAATCTCAAGCAAATCGCGCTCGCGGCTCACGGGTACGAAAGCGCTAACGGGGCGTTGCCGCCGGGATACTTCGGGAACTCGACCGACCGGAATTACGGCGAAACCGGGTATTCGAGTACGAACGCGACTTATGTGGGTACACTCGCCGTCATCCTGCCGCACCTCGAACAAAGCGCTTTGTATTCCCAGATCCCGTCCATTTTGTTCACGGACGGGACTTACCCTTCCGGCGGATTACCCGGTTGGTGGTCGCTCGCTCAGTCGTGGGCCGCGGCACAGGTGTCCGTCAAAACGTATCTCTGCCCGTCCGATCCGCAGTCCCGGCCGCAGGCCACGTTCGCGTACTGGTTGTTTGCCCAGTCCGACGCCACGGGTGCCGCCAGCGTGGGCTTCGCGTCCTGGCCGACGGACTACAACATGGCCAAGACCAATTACGCGCCGGTCGGCGGGGCTTGCGGTAATCGGGCCAGCACCTCGTCTGCGTCGTTCGGGCCGAACGCCAACCTGGCGAAATACGCGGGCATCTTCTACGACCGGAGCAAGACGACGTTCACCAGCATCACCGACGGCACCAGCAACACCCTGATGTTCGGCGAGGGGATGGCCGGTCCCGGGGCGGCCCCGACCTACCAGTGGCAATGGATGAGCCAGGGGCCGATCCCGACGCTGCTCGGTTTGAGCAACAACCAGTTAAGTACCAACGTGATGTATCGGTTCGGGAGCCGGCACACGGGAGTCTCGCAATTCTGCCTGGCTGATGGTTCTGTTCGGGCTCTAACGTCCGGCACGTCCAACCCGGCTCCGCCCGCGCCGACCGACTGGTGGACGTTCCAACAAATGGCGGGACGGGCGGACGGCGACGTTTTGTCGTCTTCGCTCATCAACTGA
- the trxA gene encoding thioredoxin produces MASPNVLELTTDNFEQEVNSGTLVVADFWAPWCGPCRQLSPVIDRLADQFAGKVKVGKVNVDENSDLAIKYDVATIPRVLMFKGGDQPVFQHVGTISDAELSQVINQHL; encoded by the coding sequence ATGGCCAGTCCGAATGTCCTCGAACTCACCACGGACAATTTCGAGCAAGAAGTGAACAGCGGGACGCTCGTCGTCGCGGACTTCTGGGCGCCGTGGTGCGGCCCGTGCCGCCAATTGTCCCCGGTCATCGACCGGCTCGCGGACCAGTTCGCCGGTAAGGTCAAGGTCGGCAAAGTGAACGTGGACGAGAATAGCGACCTCGCGATCAAGTACGACGTGGCCACGATCCCCCGCGTTCTGATGTTCAAGGGCGGGGATCAACCCGTGTTCCAACACGTCGGCACGATCTCGGACGCCGAACTGTCGCAGGTCATCAACCAACACCTGTAA
- the folK gene encoding 2-amino-4-hydroxy-6-hydroxymethyldihydropteridine diphosphokinase, translating to MIAHIALGANLGDRRATLDAAVRRLRSEPGTRVLAVSSYYETEPVGGPSGQGAYLNAAATIETDLNPQDLLAFLHVIEHQFGRVRVVRDGPRTLDLDLLLYTDHVIDSPTLVVPHPRLHERAFVLIPLAEIAPDALHLGLGKTVRELLAALSDPTVSVTKVSAEATSTLLAGMRTLVTGSTSGIGAAIAAAFTLNGADVVRHGRWPRPEWGSAYVAADLRDPAEVDRLATESWADGLDILVCNAGADTLTGEAARWPFEKKLDELLAVDLKATMRLARAIGSRMKTRGRGVILTVGWDQAETGMEGDSGELFAAVKGAVMAFTRSLALSLAPEVRVNCLAPGWVRTAWGETAPLGWQERVRRETPLRVWGLPEDVAATAVWLASPAAAYITGQTIRINGGAVRK from the coding sequence ATGATTGCGCACATTGCTCTTGGGGCGAATCTCGGCGACCGCCGCGCGACTCTGGACGCGGCCGTCCGTCGGTTGCGGTCCGAGCCGGGAACGCGGGTATTAGCCGTCTCGTCTTATTACGAGACCGAACCTGTCGGCGGTCCGTCCGGGCAGGGAGCCTATCTCAACGCTGCTGCCACGATCGAGACAGATCTGAACCCCCAGGATCTTCTCGCTTTTCTGCACGTGATCGAACATCAATTCGGCCGCGTGCGGGTAGTACGCGACGGCCCTCGCACACTCGATCTCGATCTGCTCTTATACACCGATCACGTCATCGATTCCCCGACGCTAGTAGTTCCACACCCGCGGTTGCACGAGCGGGCGTTCGTACTCATTCCCCTCGCGGAAATCGCGCCGGATGCACTTCATCTGGGTCTGGGAAAGACGGTAAGAGAATTGTTGGCCGCGCTGTCTGACCCAACGGTTTCCGTGACAAAAGTATCTGCGGAAGCGACATCGACGCTGCTCGCCGGGATGCGAACGCTGGTGACCGGATCGACAAGCGGTATCGGCGCCGCCATTGCGGCTGCGTTCACTTTGAATGGGGCAGATGTCGTTCGACACGGCCGGTGGCCACGACCCGAGTGGGGCTCGGCGTATGTCGCGGCCGACCTACGCGACCCGGCCGAAGTCGACCGCCTGGCAACGGAATCCTGGGCCGATGGCCTCGATATTCTTGTTTGCAACGCGGGCGCGGACACGTTGACGGGCGAAGCCGCGAGATGGCCGTTCGAGAAGAAACTCGATGAACTCCTGGCGGTCGATTTGAAAGCCACGATGCGGCTGGCACGGGCGATCGGTTCGCGGATGAAAACCCGCGGCCGGGGCGTCATTTTGACTGTGGGCTGGGATCAGGCCGAGACGGGAATGGAAGGAGATAGTGGCGAACTATTCGCGGCAGTCAAAGGCGCGGTGATGGCCTTCACGCGGAGCCTGGCACTGAGCCTCGCCCCCGAAGTGCGGGTGAATTGTCTCGCCCCGGGCTGGGTCCGTACCGCGTGGGGCGAAACCGCGCCGCTGGGCTGGCAGGAGCGCGTCCGGCGGGAAACGCCGCTCCGCGTCTGGGGGCTGCCAGAAGATGTCGCGGCGACCGCCGTATGGCTCGCGTCGCCAGCCGCGGCGTACATCACCGGGCAAACGATCCGCATCAACGGCGGGGCCGTGCGGAAATAG